The following proteins are co-located in the Roseofilum reptotaenium CS-1145 genome:
- a CDS encoding CHAT domain-containing tetratricopeptide repeat protein — protein MVFVPTLFASHVPHAEPLAWGVESSPEAMEIFREGMKHYSQGTAKGLREALKSWEVALKVSQETENTAQEIIILNWMGLAYRELGEFDQAFSLYNQLLPRTASHPQTEASVLLSLAQVHTKLSNYQEALDLYNQALGVWRSVNFRTGEAATLNNLGVVYTELGDYNQALTTYNRALELVKDLGNQKSIAATLNNIGGSYSDLERYSQALVHYQDALKLWEDEEDRQGQASTLNNIGFVYGKLDKPDNALATYVNALPLWEKLGDRAGKASTLNNLGYVYAQQGNLELALTYYNQALDLRRQVGDRPKEALTLYSIAQAQRQQGKLELAQTTIESALTLIEDLRTRVSVQDLRSTFFASKQDYYEFYIDLLMERHRNTPDRGYDTQALEAKERASGRSLLDLLTEAKVDIRTGVNPDLVQQEQTLSQQLAALEERKLRLLRDNYQADRAAELDREIEDLLLTYRDVQARIRATSPNYANLTQPQPLSVTQIQQQVVDRDTTLVTYSLGKERSYVWVVTSDGLHSAELPSRDTIEKAAQAFREAVISPRLRIRRRRAEGAAHILSTMILDPIADHLEGERLAIISDGGLQYIPWAAIAAPASVNTYTPLIVDYELITLPSASSLGQLRQDIAQRQAAPKTLAILADPVFSPQDNRLNPDIQPPENFLPPELERSAREAGLIFDRLPFTQQEAEEILALLPKGQTIQGFGFQASKAIATSPDISQYRILHFATHGLLNSITPELSGLVLSLLNPQGEAINGFLRLHDIYNLNLRAELVVLSACETGLGKAIRGEGLIGLTRGFLYAGAARTIVSLWQVDDRATAQLMINLYQNMLQKKHSPAAALRAAQLELWNSEPYKLPYFWAAFTLQGEWQLSVLLPN, from the coding sequence ATGGTTTTCGTCCCTACTCTGTTTGCTTCTCACGTGCCTCATGCAGAACCCCTAGCCTGGGGAGTGGAAAGTTCCCCAGAGGCAATGGAGATATTCCGAGAGGGAATGAAACACTATAGCCAAGGAACAGCTAAAGGACTGCGGGAGGCGCTAAAGTCTTGGGAAGTGGCACTCAAGGTTTCGCAAGAGACTGAAAATACGGCCCAGGAAATCATCATCCTCAATTGGATGGGGTTAGCCTATCGCGAGTTGGGGGAATTTGACCAAGCATTTTCCCTTTATAACCAGCTTTTACCGAGAACGGCTAGTCATCCCCAAACGGAAGCCAGCGTCCTGTTGTCTTTGGCACAGGTGCATACGAAGCTATCTAACTACCAAGAGGCGTTGGATTTGTATAATCAGGCGTTGGGAGTGTGGCGCAGTGTCAATTTTAGAACGGGAGAAGCGGCAACTTTAAATAATTTGGGCGTAGTGTATACGGAGTTGGGGGACTATAACCAGGCGCTTACCACCTATAACCGTGCTTTGGAGTTAGTGAAGGATCTGGGTAACCAAAAATCGATCGCCGCTACGTTAAATAATATAGGTGGCAGCTATAGTGACTTGGAGCGGTATTCCCAAGCCTTGGTTCATTATCAAGATGCCCTGAAACTGTGGGAAGATGAGGAGGATCGCCAGGGACAGGCGAGTACGTTGAATAATATTGGCTTTGTGTATGGGAAGCTGGATAAACCCGATAATGCTTTAGCGACTTATGTGAATGCTTTGCCGTTATGGGAAAAATTGGGCGATCGCGCCGGAAAAGCGAGTACCCTGAATAATCTGGGCTATGTTTATGCCCAACAGGGAAATTTAGAGTTAGCCCTAACCTACTATAATCAGGCTCTAGACTTACGGCGACAGGTGGGAGATCGCCCCAAAGAAGCGCTTACCCTCTATTCCATCGCCCAAGCGCAGCGCCAACAAGGGAAGCTTGAACTCGCCCAAACCACTATAGAAAGTGCTCTTACTCTGATTGAGGATCTCAGAACCCGTGTCAGTGTGCAAGACCTCAGAAGTACGTTTTTCGCCAGTAAGCAGGACTATTATGAGTTTTATATCGATCTGCTCATGGAGCGTCACCGTAATACCCCCGATCGCGGTTATGATACTCAGGCCCTAGAAGCTAAAGAACGAGCCAGTGGGCGATCGCTCCTAGACCTCCTCACAGAAGCTAAAGTTGACATCCGCACGGGTGTAAATCCGGATCTAGTCCAACAAGAACAAACCCTCAGTCAGCAACTAGCTGCCCTAGAAGAGCGCAAACTTAGGCTTTTGCGAGATAACTATCAAGCCGATCGAGCGGCCGAACTCGATCGAGAAATTGAAGATTTGCTACTGACCTACCGGGATGTTCAGGCTCGTATCCGCGCTACCAGTCCGAACTATGCTAACCTCACCCAACCCCAACCCCTGAGTGTGACTCAGATCCAACAGCAAGTTGTGGATCGGGACACCACTCTAGTGACCTATTCTCTGGGAAAAGAGCGCAGTTATGTGTGGGTAGTGACTTCTGATGGCTTGCATAGCGCCGAACTGCCCAGTAGAGATACGATCGAAAAAGCCGCCCAAGCGTTCCGAGAAGCCGTGATTTCCCCCAGGCTGAGAATTCGCCGAAGACGGGCAGAAGGGGCAGCTCATATCCTGAGTACGATGATTTTAGACCCGATCGCTGACCATCTGGAAGGGGAACGGTTAGCCATTATCAGTGATGGGGGCTTACAATACATTCCCTGGGCAGCGATCGCCGCTCCTGCTTCCGTGAATACCTATACCCCCCTGATTGTTGATTATGAACTGATCACCCTCCCCAGTGCTTCTAGTCTCGGCCAACTGAGGCAGGATATTGCCCAACGCCAAGCCGCTCCCAAGACTCTGGCAATCCTCGCCGATCCGGTGTTTAGTCCCCAAGACAACCGTCTTAATCCTGACATTCAACCACCAGAAAATTTTTTACCACCGGAATTAGAGCGATCGGCTAGAGAAGCGGGACTGATCTTCGATCGCCTCCCCTTTACCCAACAAGAAGCCGAAGAAATTCTCGCCCTATTGCCCAAAGGACAAACCATCCAAGGTTTTGGCTTCCAAGCGTCCAAGGCGATCGCGACAAGTCCCGACATCAGCCAATATCGTATCCTCCACTTTGCTACCCACGGACTGCTCAACAGCATTACGCCCGAACTCTCTGGCTTAGTTCTGTCCCTGCTCAACCCCCAAGGAGAAGCCATCAACGGCTTTCTCCGTCTCCACGATATCTATAACCTCAATCTTCGTGCTGAACTTGTGGTTCTCAGTGCCTGCGAAACTGGACTTGGAAAAGCCATTCGCGGTGAAGGATTAATTGGACTCACCAGAGGCTTTCTCTATGCTGGTGCAGCCCGGACAATTGTTAGTCTGTGGCAAGTTGATGACCGTGCTACCGCCCAATTAATGATCAATTTGTATCAAAATATGCTGCAAAAAAAACATTCGCCAGCGGCTGCCCTCCGAGCTGCCCAACTCGAACTTTGGAATAGTGAACCATACAAACTTCCCTATTTCTGGGCAGCATTTACACTTCAGGGAGAATGGCAACTTTCAGTATTACTTCCCAATTGA
- a CDS encoding cyclic nucleotide-binding domain-containing protein, producing MTSAMPDVSVIYTSYWADMSSTIARLWQTIVNLIDHISNTSILTIGNEKITIIAIINILFSLVIVLVFARLLKNFLKYRLLQKLKIDEGNRQAIATIVGYSFSTIGFLVILQTNGFDIASLTVLAGGLGVGIGLGLQSITKNFTSGLTLLVERKLRIGDFVQFDGMDGYVKEISLRSTLIRTRRGGSVIVPNSHLVENMILNWDYESPTNRIHIPVGVEYGSDPVLVTEALLKAAYMEPSVSSEPPPKVIFIGFGASSLDFELWVWVSRIDLEPHITSSLNFLIEYHLRQYNITIPFPQQDLWLRNPEVLYPVGRRKSEVQEFLAANQKPEIQDSKPLALRDLLPQVTYFKNFTELELRQLIEVGCRRRLRESEVLFREGDAGDSFYIVLAGTVEVYVEKINKHLTNLRTGSFFGELSLMLGIPRTASVRAVEETILFAINHKGFENLLREHPELSEVIVQEFAKHQDELSERQKQLRELGLVDASEDDKNPVVWVRKRLKNLFGV from the coding sequence ATGACCAGCGCGATGCCCGATGTATCGGTAATATACACCTCATACTGGGCCGACATGAGTAGCACGATCGCCAGACTTTGGCAAACGATAGTTAACCTGATCGATCATATTTCAAATACCTCCATTCTCACCATTGGTAATGAAAAGATCACCATTATTGCCATTATCAATATTCTCTTTTCCTTAGTTATTGTCCTCGTCTTTGCCAGACTACTCAAAAACTTCCTCAAATATCGTCTGCTCCAAAAGCTCAAAATTGATGAAGGAAACCGCCAGGCGATCGCCACTATTGTTGGTTACAGCTTTTCCACCATTGGTTTTCTAGTTATTTTACAAACCAATGGCTTTGATATTGCTTCTTTAACCGTACTCGCTGGTGGTTTAGGCGTTGGTATTGGTTTAGGTCTGCAAAGTATTACGAAAAACTTTACCAGTGGACTTACCCTATTGGTTGAACGCAAACTGCGCATCGGCGATTTTGTCCAATTTGATGGCATGGATGGCTATGTCAAAGAAATTTCCCTGCGCTCTACTTTAATTCGCACCCGGCGTGGCGGTTCGGTGATTGTTCCGAATAGCCATCTGGTGGAAAATATGATTCTCAATTGGGATTATGAATCCCCCACAAACCGGATTCACATTCCTGTTGGTGTGGAATATGGCAGCGATCCAGTTCTGGTAACTGAAGCCCTACTCAAAGCTGCATATATGGAGCCTTCGGTTAGCTCAGAACCTCCACCCAAGGTCATTTTTATTGGTTTTGGAGCCAGTTCTTTAGATTTTGAACTCTGGGTTTGGGTCTCCCGTATTGATTTAGAACCTCATATCACCAGTTCCCTGAATTTTTTAATCGAATATCACTTAAGACAATACAATATTACCATTCCCTTTCCTCAGCAAGATTTATGGCTGAGAAATCCAGAAGTCCTCTATCCAGTCGGACGCAGAAAATCAGAAGTTCAGGAATTTTTAGCAGCTAATCAAAAGCCAGAAATTCAAGACTCTAAGCCGCTGGCACTCCGGGATTTACTTCCCCAAGTTACCTACTTTAAGAATTTTACCGAACTGGAATTAAGGCAACTCATTGAAGTCGGCTGTCGCAGGCGTTTAAGGGAATCTGAAGTGCTTTTTCGAGAGGGCGATGCCGGTGATAGTTTTTATATTGTCTTAGCCGGTACAGTTGAGGTTTATGTAGAAAAAATCAATAAGCATTTAACTAATTTGAGGACAGGCAGTTTTTTTGGTGAACTCTCTTTAATGTTAGGCATTCCTCGTACTGCTTCGGTTCGTGCCGTTGAAGAGACCATTTTATTTGCCATTAATCATAAGGGCTTTGAAAATTTGTTGCGCGAACACCCAGAACTTTCCGAAGTCATTGTCCAAGAATTTGCCAAACACCAAGACGAACTGTCTGAACGCCAAAAGCAGTTGCGTGAATTGGGGCTAGTAGATGCTTCAGAAGATGATAAAAATCCGGTGGTTTGGGTGAGAAAACGACTCAAGAATTTGTTTGGTGTTTGA
- a CDS encoding glycosyltransferase, with protein sequence MTSLIYSHFVPERKLNLQAPLTLACDRVSVVIPVKNNQPGIDRFLTSFFDSHLPENYPREILIVDNNSSIPIVIREDFGHFNLPIKRFECQALGPASARNLGIQKAQGEWILFTDSDCIPTASFLTGYQTMLNGAVGYAGNVQPWQQDQLSAYYGSQKILIPPSVQDQFGDLRPHYVITANTLIWKPALESVGGFDDQIQIAAGEDIDLGFRLSEVGQLSYALSSLVYHDFGQGLFSFIRRFKRYGKGNQLVGLKHEVDLKPRPFTPAEKNGLNWFLSTLQYGALMWGYWD encoded by the coding sequence ATGACTTCACTGATCTATAGTCATTTTGTTCCTGAGCGCAAACTCAATCTTCAGGCTCCTTTAACTTTAGCCTGCGATCGAGTTTCTGTGGTTATCCCTGTGAAAAATAATCAACCAGGGATTGATCGATTTCTGACCTCTTTTTTTGATTCCCATCTCCCAGAAAACTATCCTCGTGAGATACTTATCGTTGATAATAATTCTTCTATTCCCATTGTCATTAGGGAAGATTTTGGTCATTTCAACCTACCGATTAAACGCTTTGAATGTCAAGCGCTCGGTCCAGCTAGTGCGAGAAATTTAGGCATTCAAAAAGCTCAAGGAGAATGGATTTTATTCACGGATAGTGATTGTATTCCTACAGCCAGCTTTTTAACAGGTTACCAAACTATGCTCAATGGTGCAGTGGGTTATGCAGGCAATGTGCAACCCTGGCAACAAGATCAACTCTCTGCTTATTATGGCTCTCAAAAAATTCTGATTCCCCCTTCAGTCCAGGATCAATTTGGGGATCTGCGTCCCCATTATGTGATTACTGCCAATACTCTAATCTGGAAACCTGCTTTAGAATCAGTGGGTGGATTTGATGACCAAATTCAAATTGCAGCAGGTGAGGATATTGATTTGGGGTTTCGTCTTTCGGAAGTGGGTCAACTCTCCTATGCTTTGTCTTCCTTAGTTTATCATGATTTTGGTCAAGGTTTATTCTCTTTTATTCGCCGATTTAAGCGATATGGAAAAGGGAATCAGTTGGTGGGATTGAAGCATGAGGTGGACTTGAAACCACGACCATTTACACCAGCAGAAAAAAATGGTTTGAATTGGTTCTTGTCCACTCTTCAATATGGGGCTTTAATGTGGGGATATTGGGATTAA